In Candidatus Methylomirabilota bacterium, one genomic interval encodes:
- a CDS encoding ArgE/DapE family deacylase, whose amino-acid sequence MTVESIVLKSVEEAEPELIALLAALVRFETDNPPGHNEASAQQWMAERMRALGMEVDVFEPLAGRPNAVGVWRGGGAGRSVILNGHIDVAEVRQRGAWRREPFDPVVEDRLMYGRGTADMKSALAAYLYVLGRLQAARVRLRGDVVVQSVMGEEAGEPGTEACTRRGYRADFGIVGEATRARQLLAAVGSMNLKITIRSAQTLHLHARRLAVHAGGGLEGANCVEKMATRIVPALQELERDWAVFKRHPAIPPAQTLINPFAIGGGGNPFFLPDECTMDVIVLYLPGERCDDVRRQVEEQIRRAAELDAWLRKHPPELVWDPPEHPVAFLPSDVDPTHPGVQALVETGRQVLGAPLEIGGGGRGAICDSGWLAGGGTPTVVWGPGDVYWAHRVDERVNLDDVLAYARMLALFLIRWCGVAVPAGTGQGGP is encoded by the coding sequence GTGACGGTCGAGTCGATCGTCCTGAAGTCCGTCGAAGAAGCAGAGCCGGAGCTGATCGCGCTCCTCGCCGCCCTGGTGCGCTTCGAGACGGACAACCCGCCCGGCCACAACGAGGCCTCCGCCCAGCAGTGGATGGCGGAGCGCATGCGAGCGCTCGGGATGGAGGTGGACGTGTTCGAGCCGCTCGCCGGGCGCCCCAACGCCGTGGGCGTGTGGCGGGGAGGCGGTGCGGGGCGCTCGGTGATCCTCAACGGCCACATCGACGTCGCCGAGGTGCGCCAGCGCGGGGCCTGGCGCCGCGAGCCCTTCGACCCGGTGGTCGAGGACCGCCTCATGTACGGCCGGGGCACGGCGGACATGAAGTCCGCGCTCGCGGCCTATCTCTACGTGCTGGGGCGTCTGCAGGCGGCTCGGGTGCGGTTGCGCGGAGACGTGGTGGTGCAGAGCGTCATGGGAGAAGAGGCCGGCGAGCCGGGTACCGAGGCCTGCACCAGGCGCGGCTACCGGGCCGACTTCGGCATCGTGGGCGAGGCCACGCGGGCCCGTCAGCTCCTGGCCGCCGTCGGCAGCATGAATTTGAAAATCACGATCCGGAGCGCCCAGACGCTGCACCTGCACGCGCGGCGGCTGGCGGTGCACGCGGGCGGCGGGCTCGAGGGGGCCAACTGCGTGGAGAAGATGGCGACCCGCATCGTTCCCGCGCTCCAGGAGCTGGAGCGGGACTGGGCCGTCTTCAAGCGCCATCCGGCGATCCCGCCCGCCCAGACGCTGATCAACCCCTTCGCGATCGGCGGAGGCGGCAATCCATTCTTCCTCCCCGACGAGTGCACGATGGACGTCATCGTGCTGTACTTGCCCGGCGAGCGCTGCGACGACGTGCGCCGCCAGGTGGAAGAGCAGATCCGGCGCGCCGCCGAGCTGGACGCGTGGCTCCGCAAGCACCCGCCGGAGCTGGTCTGGGATCCCCCCGAGCACCCCGTCGCCTTCTTGCCCTCGGACGTGGACCCGACCCACCCGGGGGTTCAGGCGCTGGTCGAGACCGGGCGACAGGTGTTGGGCGCCCCGCTGGAGATCGGCGGAGGCGGCCGGGGCGCCATCTGCGACTCCGGCTGGCTCGCCGGCGGGGGCACGCCGACGGTGGTCTGGGGGCCCGGCGACGTGTACTGGGCCCACCGGGTGGACGAGCGGGTGAATCTGGACGACGTGCTGGCGTACGCGCGCATGCTCGCGCTGTTCCTGATACGCTGGTGCGGCGTGGCTGTGCCGGCGGGCACGGGACAGGGAGGTCCGTGA
- a CDS encoding molybdopterin guanine dinucleotide-containing S/N-oxide reductase codes for MAPEWRSHTSHWGVFEAGVDGGRLVAIRPYPHDPDPSPLLDNIAGSVRHPARIGQPMVRAGWLDRGPGPSPRRGAEPFVPVDWDTAIDLLARELRRVYTDHGGRAVYGGSYGWSSAGRFHHAQSQLHRFLNCLGGYVRSEHTYSNGALTVIMPHVLGTMRGVLDRATAWSVLERHTELFVCFGGLPLKNTMVTPGGASRHPVRDHLRAARARGAEFVLLSPLRDDIPEFVEAEWLPVVPGTDVAVMLALAHTLVAEGLHDRAFLERCCVGFDHFEAYLHGVEDGRAKTPEWAERLAGIPAATIRALARRMASRRTLINVNWSLQRAEHGEQAPWMAVVLAAMLGQIGLPGGGFGHGYGSLGYVGRPPQRVRPPALPQLRNAVRAAIPVARVADMLLNPGAPFDFDGERPVYPDTRLVYWCGGNPFHHHQHLGRWRRALGRPDTIVVHEAFWTPMARHADVVLPATMTLERNDIGASPNDPCLVAMRQAIEPYGEARNDFTIFADLAAALGVSASFTEGRDEMAWLRHLYDDWRARVASAGGPALPSFDAFWAAGVLEVPHADQDVIVLERFRDDPEGTPLSTPSGRIEIFSSTIDKFGYDDCPGHPAWLEPAEWLGSPLAQRYPLHLIANNPTTRLHSQLDVGAFSQAAKVQGREPIRLHPSDAGARGIRSGDVVRVFNDRGSCLAGAVVTDAVRPSVVQLATGAWYDPLDPADPDAMCVHGNPNVLTFDRGTSKLAQGCSGQHALVEVERWTGPLPPVRAYEPPPIEQRGR; via the coding sequence ATGGCTCCTGAGTGGCGGTCGCACACCTCCCACTGGGGCGTCTTCGAGGCGGGCGTCGACGGCGGACGGTTGGTGGCCATCCGTCCCTACCCCCACGACCCCGATCCCTCGCCGCTGCTCGACAACATCGCCGGCAGCGTGCGGCATCCGGCCCGCATCGGCCAGCCGATGGTCCGCGCCGGCTGGCTCGACCGGGGTCCCGGCCCCAGCCCCCGCCGGGGCGCCGAGCCCTTCGTGCCGGTCGACTGGGACACGGCGATCGACCTGCTGGCCCGTGAGCTCCGTCGCGTCTACACCGATCACGGCGGACGGGCCGTCTACGGCGGCTCCTACGGCTGGAGCAGCGCAGGTCGCTTCCACCACGCCCAGAGCCAGCTCCACCGCTTCCTGAACTGCCTGGGCGGTTATGTCCGCTCCGAGCACACCTACAGCAACGGGGCCCTGACGGTGATCATGCCGCACGTGCTGGGCACGATGCGGGGCGTGCTCGACCGGGCCACGGCGTGGTCGGTCCTCGAGCGGCACACCGAGCTGTTCGTGTGCTTCGGCGGCCTGCCCCTCAAGAACACGATGGTCACGCCGGGGGGCGCGAGCCGGCATCCGGTGCGCGATCACCTGCGGGCGGCGAGAGCCCGCGGGGCGGAGTTCGTGCTGCTGAGCCCGCTGCGCGACGACATCCCCGAGTTCGTGGAGGCCGAGTGGCTCCCCGTCGTGCCCGGCACCGACGTGGCGGTGATGCTGGCCCTGGCCCACACCCTGGTCGCCGAGGGCCTCCACGATCGCGCCTTCCTGGAGCGCTGCTGCGTCGGCTTCGACCACTTCGAGGCGTACCTGCACGGCGTGGAGGACGGCCGGGCGAAGACGCCCGAGTGGGCGGAACGCCTCGCCGGGATCCCGGCGGCGACGATCCGGGCGCTGGCCCGGCGCATGGCGAGCCGGCGCACGCTCATCAACGTGAACTGGTCCCTCCAGCGCGCGGAGCACGGCGAGCAGGCGCCGTGGATGGCGGTCGTGCTGGCGGCGATGCTCGGGCAGATCGGCTTGCCCGGCGGCGGCTTCGGCCACGGCTACGGCTCGCTGGGCTACGTGGGCCGCCCGCCCCAGCGCGTCCGCCCGCCGGCCCTGCCTCAGCTGCGCAACGCGGTGCGCGCCGCCATCCCGGTCGCCCGGGTGGCCGACATGCTGCTCAACCCGGGGGCGCCGTTCGACTTCGACGGCGAGCGGCCGGTGTACCCGGACACCCGTCTCGTCTACTGGTGCGGCGGCAATCCCTTCCACCACCACCAGCACCTGGGCCGCTGGCGGCGCGCCCTCGGCCGGCCCGATACGATCGTCGTTCACGAGGCGTTCTGGACGCCGATGGCCCGGCACGCCGACGTCGTGCTGCCCGCCACGATGACGCTGGAGCGCAACGACATCGGCGCGTCCCCGAACGACCCCTGCCTGGTCGCCATGCGCCAGGCGATCGAGCCCTACGGCGAGGCGCGGAACGACTTCACGATCTTCGCCGACCTGGCCGCCGCGCTCGGGGTGAGCGCCTCGTTCACCGAGGGGCGGGACGAGATGGCCTGGTTGCGGCACCTCTACGACGACTGGCGGGCGAGGGTGGCGAGCGCCGGTGGCCCGGCGCTGCCGTCATTCGACGCGTTCTGGGCCGCCGGCGTCCTGGAAGTGCCCCACGCCGACCAGGATGTCATCGTGCTGGAGAGGTTCCGGGACGATCCCGAGGGCACCCCGCTCAGCACCCCGAGCGGCCGCATCGAGATCTTCTCGTCGACCATCGACAAGTTCGGCTACGACGACTGCCCGGGGCACCCGGCCTGGCTCGAGCCCGCCGAGTGGCTCGGCTCGCCGTTGGCCCAACGCTACCCGCTCCACCTCATCGCCAACAACCCGACGACACGGCTTCACAGCCAGCTCGACGTCGGCGCCTTCAGCCAGGCCGCCAAGGTCCAGGGACGGGAGCCGATTCGCCTGCACCCGAGCGATGCCGGCGCTCGCGGGATCCGGAGCGGGGACGTGGTGCGGGTGTTCAACGACCGCGGCAGCTGCCTGGCCGGCGCCGTCGTGACCGACGCGGTGCGCCCCTCGGTGGTCCAGCTGGCCACCGGGGCCTGGTACGATCCCCTCGATCCCGCCGACCCCGATGCCATGTGCGTCCACGGCAATCCCAACGTGCTCACGTTCGACCGGGGCACCTCGAAGCTGGCCCAGGGCTGCTCGGGACAGCACGCGCTGGTCGAGGTCGAGCGGTGGACCGGGCCGCTGCCGCCGGTCCGCGCCTACGAGCCCCCGCCGATCGAACAACGCGGCCGCTGA
- a CDS encoding cyclic nucleotide-binding domain-containing protein, which translates to MDETSPLHGPEEAAQPDIAGAARSDDARIRHLERVPLFSGLTDDQLRRVAAISRLVEVPAESVLTRMGEPGDSFFILIDGRAAVQTQIGVSDPLQPGDFFGEMSLLDGEPRSATITATTDVRLLVVERAHFWRLLDETPEVTRRILMVLSRRVRRLEQAANALLGGVSWV; encoded by the coding sequence ATGGACGAAACCTCCCCCCTGCATGGCCCCGAGGAGGCGGCTCAGCCCGACATCGCCGGGGCCGCGCGCTCCGACGACGCGCGGATCAGACATCTGGAGCGCGTGCCGCTGTTCAGCGGCTTGACGGACGATCAGCTTCGTCGCGTGGCGGCGATCTCCAGGCTCGTCGAGGTCCCCGCCGAATCCGTCCTCACGCGGATGGGCGAGCCGGGAGATTCATTCTTCATCCTGATCGATGGTCGGGCCGCGGTGCAGACGCAGATCGGCGTCAGCGATCCGCTCCAGCCCGGCGACTTCTTCGGCGAGATGAGCCTGCTCGACGGCGAGCCGCGGTCAGCCACCATCACGGCGACGACCGACGTACGGCTGCTGGTCGTCGAGCGCGCTCACTTCTGGCGTCTGCTGGACGAGACCCCGGAGGTGACCCGGCGGATCCTGATGGTGCTGTCGCGTCGCGTGCGGCGGCTGGAGCAAGCCGCCAACGCGCTCCTGGGCGGGGTGAGCTGGGTCTGA
- a CDS encoding polysaccharide deacetylase family protein, giving the protein MLPRERLDYSPIEGRPPLRLPDGIRLVLWPVLALEEWDIARPMARTVIPPPQGQLVVPDVPNWTWHEYGMRVGFWRLRRLYQALGISPTVTLNARVCETYPQVVEACLESRWELNAHSYQQIPMHKLDDERAVIQRSLEVIEKFSGTRPRGWFGPGLTQTERTLDHLAEAGIAYIGDWVLDDEPVTLRTTSRPVVALPYNFEIHDIVMMALQQQPSDMLYRRALDQFECLYEESAERPKVMAIACHCYLSGMPHRIRHVARAFETLLARKGVVAWDGVRILDWYLSQRPIHGS; this is encoded by the coding sequence ATGCTGCCCAGAGAGCGCCTGGACTACTCGCCCATCGAGGGACGACCGCCACTCAGGCTGCCCGACGGGATCCGCCTCGTCCTCTGGCCCGTGCTGGCCCTGGAGGAGTGGGACATCGCGCGGCCGATGGCGCGCACCGTCATCCCGCCGCCACAGGGGCAGCTGGTGGTCCCTGACGTGCCCAACTGGACGTGGCACGAGTACGGCATGCGCGTGGGCTTCTGGCGCCTGCGCCGCCTGTACCAGGCGCTCGGTATCTCGCCCACGGTGACGCTCAATGCCCGGGTGTGCGAGACGTATCCCCAGGTCGTGGAAGCTTGCCTGGAGAGCCGCTGGGAGCTGAACGCGCACAGCTACCAGCAGATCCCCATGCACAAGCTGGACGACGAGCGCGCCGTCATCCAGCGCTCGCTGGAGGTCATCGAGAAGTTCTCGGGGACCCGGCCCCGCGGCTGGTTCGGACCGGGACTCACCCAGACCGAGCGCACGCTCGACCATCTGGCCGAGGCCGGGATCGCGTACATCGGCGACTGGGTGCTCGACGACGAGCCCGTCACGCTGCGCACGACCTCGCGGCCCGTGGTGGCGCTGCCCTACAACTTCGAGATCCACGACATCGTGATGATGGCGCTGCAACAGCAGCCCTCGGACATGCTCTACCGGCGGGCGCTCGACCAGTTCGAGTGCCTGTACGAGGAGAGCGCCGAGCGGCCGAAGGTCATGGCCATCGCCTGCCACTGTTACCTGTCGGGCATGCCCCATCGCATCCGGCACGTGGCACGGGCCTTCGAGACCCTGCTGGCCCGCAAGGGCGTGGTGGCCTGGGACGGCGTCCGGATCCTCGACTGGTACCTCTCCCAGCGGCCGATCCATGGCTCCTGA